In Chryseobacterium lactis, a single genomic region encodes these proteins:
- a CDS encoding Dph6-related ATP pyrophosphatase: protein MKPKALFNWSSGKDSALALYKILQQDQYEISTLLTSINREFQRISMHGVHVSLLEKQAESLEIHLVKMELPKEPSMEEYQEIMSKTMTEIQSQGITHSIFGDIFLEDLRKYREEQLNAIGMKAVFPLWKQNTSNLIQEFLDLGFKTIVTCVNGTYLDKSFAGRIIDHDFIKDLPKNVDPCGENGEFHTFTFDGPIFKSPISFEIGETVKKTYPKPKTDSETETGEYVFWFSDLILK from the coding sequence ATGAAGCCAAAAGCCCTATTTAACTGGAGCAGCGGAAAAGATTCTGCTCTTGCCCTTTATAAAATATTACAGCAAGATCAATATGAGATCAGCACTCTGCTTACCAGCATTAATCGGGAGTTTCAGAGGATCTCTATGCATGGGGTTCATGTTTCTCTTTTAGAAAAACAAGCAGAAAGTCTTGAAATTCATTTGGTTAAAATGGAGTTACCCAAAGAACCTTCAATGGAAGAGTATCAGGAAATCATGAGTAAAACGATGACTGAAATACAGTCTCAGGGAATTACACATTCTATTTTTGGAGATATTTTTCTGGAAGATCTTCGAAAATACAGAGAGGAACAATTAAACGCTATTGGCATGAAGGCAGTATTTCCTCTCTGGAAACAAAATACATCCAATCTTATTCAAGAATTTCTGGATCTTGGCTTTAAAACCATTGTAACCTGTGTGAACGGAACATATCTGGACAAAAGTTTTGCAGGACGAATTATTGATCATGATTTCATCAAAGATTTACCGAAAAATGTTGATCCATGCGGAGAAAACGGAGAGTTCCACACCTTCACTTTTGATGGACCTATATTTAAAAGCCCTATATCATTTGAAATCGGAGAAACAGTAAAGAAAACATACCCCAAACCAAAAACTGATTCTGAAACTGAAACCGGTGAGTATGTGTTCTGGTTCAGTGATTTGATCTTAAAATAA
- the ruvC gene encoding crossover junction endodeoxyribonuclease RuvC, with protein sequence MISEKIILGIDPGTTIMGFGIISVKKGKMEMVSIHELILKKYPNHETKLKYIFERTLSLIDEFHPDEVALEAPFFGKNVQSMLKLGRAQGVAMAASLYRNIPITEYSPKKIKMAITGNGNASKEQVAGMLQNLLNLKEFPTKYLDASDGLAVAVCHHFNSGTIADTKSYSGWESFLKQNPDRLK encoded by the coding sequence ATGATTTCAGAGAAAATAATTTTAGGTATTGACCCAGGTACAACCATCATGGGATTTGGTATTATCTCCGTTAAAAAAGGTAAAATGGAGATGGTTTCTATCCACGAATTGATATTAAAGAAATACCCTAATCACGAAACCAAACTCAAATATATTTTTGAAAGGACCTTGTCGCTTATCGACGAATTCCATCCAGACGAAGTGGCGTTGGAAGCCCCTTTCTTTGGAAAAAATGTACAAAGTATGCTGAAGCTGGGACGTGCACAAGGGGTAGCGATGGCAGCCAGCCTTTACAGAAATATTCCCATCACTGAATATTCTCCTAAAAAGATAAAAATGGCTATTACCGGAAACGGAAATGCCAGCAAAGAGCAGGTTGCAGGAATGCTTCAAAATTTGCTTAACTTAAAGGAATTTCCTACAAAATACTTAGACGCCTCTGATGGTCTTGCTGTTGCTGTTTGCCATCATTTTAACTCCGGAACGATAGCAGATACAAAATCCTACTCAGGTTGGGAAAGCTTTCTAAAGCAGAATCCGGATCGGTTGAAATAA
- a CDS encoding M16 family metallopeptidase, protein MRNLLFGTAVLFFTGIANPVFSQKNEAPKFVSNTEGVKEYSLSNGMKVLLIPDPSQSNMVVNIVYRVGSKDEGYGEKGMAHLLEHMLFKSTKNLGDIKKQLSDKGGRANGTTWFDRTNYYEIFPSSDENLKWSLQMEADRMINATILQTDLDKEFSVVRNEFEIGENNPTRVMIQNVFSTGYTWHNYGNSTIGSKEDIERVKAPTLRKFYEKYYQPDNATLIVAGKFDENNALKYITDYFSGLPKPGRELGGTYTVEPAQNGEKYFEIKRNNDQQIIAAGYHTSAYADKDYAALKALYEILTSDPSGYLYKSLVETQKVSGIWAFTPVVRDPGMVYFNFDVPKDKNLEQTTGLVKAELDKVSTIKYTEEDLKRAKAKLAKDIDDAKNNTINYAIGLTDIIGAGNYKLAFMYRDNVENLKLEDINRVAQKYFKNNNRTIGVFKPSSNEERVFPAEFRDNQIADLVKDYKGKALEKEPAPFEASIANLKKNLTEGKLSNGMKYGWINKELKGEKVQGTFRLRLGNEKDLQGKNAIGKMTASLLKSGTKTKTKEQIQDELDQMKSSVDTYLYGQNFIIVVNTYKQHYPKVMAIVEDMLKNSTFPENELTKSITETNTWLEGQLKDPNAIANNELQRLTSPYPKTSIFYEPSLQEQIDENKKVTKAQVVDFYQNIMGASEGAGTVIGNLDSKSVAAELEKTFGKFISKSKFSEVKPTFFETKKEDKNILTPDKENAVALGTLSFKMKQDHPDYPALVLANEILGSGGFLSARLPMRLREKEGISYGVGSYLSVPVSNDVASWNYYAFLNPTKRAAVEAAIKDEVGKALASGFTQEELDSNKKSYANGRKTNLGTDNMLINLVNNKLIYDIPLESFDEQNSKVQNLKLSEVNAALKKYISTNNLTSVFAGDFNKK, encoded by the coding sequence ATGAGAAATCTATTATTCGGGACGGCTGTCCTATTTTTTACCGGAATTGCGAATCCTGTATTTTCGCAAAAAAATGAGGCTCCAAAATTCGTAAGCAATACGGAAGGAGTAAAAGAATATTCTTTAAGTAACGGAATGAAGGTACTCCTGATTCCGGATCCATCTCAAAGTAATATGGTGGTAAACATTGTTTATAGGGTAGGTTCAAAAGATGAAGGCTATGGCGAAAAGGGCATGGCGCATCTACTGGAACACATGCTATTCAAGAGTACCAAAAATCTTGGCGATATCAAAAAGCAACTTTCTGATAAAGGAGGAAGGGCGAATGGTACGACTTGGTTTGATAGAACAAATTATTATGAAATCTTCCCTTCCAGTGATGAAAACTTAAAATGGTCCTTGCAGATGGAAGCAGACAGAATGATTAATGCTACCATTTTGCAGACTGATCTGGATAAAGAATTTTCTGTTGTAAGAAACGAATTTGAAATCGGAGAAAATAACCCGACAAGAGTAATGATACAAAACGTATTTTCCACAGGATATACATGGCACAATTACGGAAACAGTACGATCGGAAGCAAGGAAGATATTGAACGTGTAAAAGCGCCTACCTTAAGAAAATTCTACGAAAAATATTATCAGCCGGATAATGCAACCCTTATTGTTGCGGGTAAGTTCGATGAAAATAATGCCCTGAAATATATTACGGATTATTTTTCTGGCCTGCCAAAGCCTGGTCGCGAACTGGGAGGAACCTATACTGTAGAGCCTGCACAAAATGGAGAAAAATATTTTGAGATTAAGAGAAACAACGATCAACAGATCATAGCAGCAGGTTACCACACTTCAGCCTATGCAGATAAAGATTATGCAGCTTTAAAGGCTCTATACGAGATTTTGACTTCCGATCCTTCAGGGTACCTGTATAAAAGTTTAGTAGAAACCCAGAAAGTTTCAGGGATCTGGGCATTCACCCCGGTCGTAAGAGATCCGGGAATGGTTTATTTCAATTTTGATGTTCCGAAAGATAAAAATCTTGAACAAACGACAGGACTTGTAAAAGCAGAACTTGATAAAGTCTCAACGATAAAGTATACCGAAGAGGATCTTAAAAGAGCCAAAGCCAAGCTGGCTAAGGATATTGATGATGCGAAAAATAATACCATCAATTATGCGATTGGCCTCACAGATATAATTGGAGCAGGGAATTATAAACTGGCATTTATGTATCGGGATAATGTCGAAAATCTGAAGTTGGAAGATATCAACAGAGTCGCTCAGAAATATTTTAAAAATAACAATCGTACTATTGGCGTTTTCAAGCCGTCTTCAAACGAGGAAAGAGTTTTTCCGGCTGAATTCAGAGACAACCAGATTGCAGATTTGGTAAAAGATTACAAAGGGAAGGCGCTGGAGAAAGAACCGGCTCCATTTGAAGCTTCTATCGCAAACCTAAAGAAGAACCTTACAGAAGGGAAATTATCCAATGGTATGAAATACGGATGGATTAATAAAGAGCTGAAAGGTGAAAAGGTACAGGGAACATTCAGATTACGTCTTGGAAATGAGAAAGATCTTCAAGGTAAAAATGCCATCGGGAAAATGACTGCTTCCTTATTAAAATCAGGAACGAAAACTAAAACCAAAGAACAGATTCAGGATGAATTGGATCAAATGAAATCTTCTGTTGATACTTATCTTTATGGACAAAATTTTATCATTGTTGTAAATACTTATAAACAACATTATCCAAAAGTAATGGCTATTGTGGAGGATATGTTAAAGAATTCTACCTTCCCTGAAAATGAACTGACTAAGTCTATTACAGAAACTAATACATGGCTCGAAGGGCAGTTAAAAGATCCTAATGCAATTGCAAATAATGAATTACAAAGATTAACTTCACCATATCCGAAAACAAGTATTTTTTATGAGCCTTCTCTGCAAGAGCAAATTGACGAAAATAAAAAAGTTACAAAAGCTCAGGTAGTAGACTTCTATCAAAATATTATGGGAGCCTCAGAGGGGGCAGGAACAGTGATAGGGAATCTTGATTCTAAATCGGTAGCTGCAGAACTGGAAAAAACATTTGGGAAGTTTATTTCAAAATCAAAATTCTCAGAAGTAAAGCCAACTTTCTTTGAAACTAAAAAAGAAGATAAAAATATTCTTACTCCGGATAAAGAAAATGCCGTAGCATTAGGAACATTAAGTTTCAAAATGAAACAGGATCATCCTGATTATCCGGCATTGGTTTTGGCTAATGAAATTTTAGGAAGCGGTGGTTTTCTTTCTGCGAGATTGCCGATGAGGCTTCGTGAAAAAGAAGGAATAAGTTATGGTGTAGGCTCTTATCTTAGTGTACCCGTTTCTAATGATGTTGCTTCATGGAATTATTATGCATTTTTAAATCCAACAAAAAGAGCAGCAGTGGAAGCGGCTATTAAAGATGAAGTAGGGAAAGCTCTGGCTTCCGGTTTTACGCAGGAAGAATTAGATTCGAATAAAAAAAGTTATGCTAACGGGAGAAAAACGAATTTAGGAACGGATAATATGCTGATCAACCTGGTGAATAACAAACTTATTTATGATATTCCATTGGAAAGTTTTGATGAGCAGAATTCAAAAGTTCAGAATCTGAAACTTTCTGAGGTTAATGCAGCTCTTAAGAAATATATCTCTACAAATAATTTGACATCAGTTTTTGCCGGAGATTTTAATAAAAAATAA
- a CDS encoding T9SS type A sorting domain-containing protein, producing the protein MKKLLLSLLIGSSCFAQVFDKVPLLQSGSNDKRIIIAVLGDGFTTAQQTSFVSSAQSTVNYLFTKSPYQEYKNYFNAYAVKVVSAASGVKHPGTATDVTEPVIPVSNPNNYLGSSFDNGVHRCIYSSTTNKVGQVLAANIPDYDITYVLGNSTEYGGCGGTYAFASLNSSANEIVVHELGHSFGKLADEYWFAGSGESPNKTQNSNTATVKWKNWVGVNSVGVYPYTESPSWFRPHQSCEMRYLNQQFCSVCKEAIIEKIHSLVSPVDSYSPANTATVNANANVTFTVNEVLPNPNTLVNSWKLNGTTLSGTGNSITITPAQLNSGNNTLLFSVTDNSPMLKVNNHSTVHFTNVSWTLNKSAAKVSKVSAKEKGFSIYPNPTDGVFYIRGKQDFSKNTRVEVYDGSGKLISAKSELKDASTLWVDIRNVPAGSYLLNITEDDQPIISQKIIKE; encoded by the coding sequence ATGAAAAAACTTTTATTATCCCTTTTAATTGGAAGCAGTTGTTTTGCCCAGGTATTTGACAAGGTTCCGCTCCTGCAAAGCGGAAGTAATGATAAACGAATTATTATTGCTGTTCTGGGAGACGGATTTACCACTGCACAACAAACATCATTTGTTTCGTCAGCCCAATCAACCGTCAATTATCTCTTTACCAAAAGCCCTTATCAAGAGTATAAAAATTATTTTAACGCCTATGCGGTCAAAGTAGTTTCTGCTGCTTCTGGAGTGAAACATCCGGGAACTGCTACCGACGTTACAGAGCCGGTTATCCCGGTTTCAAATCCTAATAATTATCTGGGATCCAGCTTTGATAATGGAGTTCACCGATGCATTTACAGCAGTACAACCAATAAAGTGGGACAAGTATTAGCTGCCAATATTCCTGATTATGATATCACTTATGTTTTAGGCAATTCTACCGAATATGGAGGGTGTGGCGGGACTTATGCCTTTGCCTCTTTAAATAGCTCAGCTAATGAAATTGTAGTGCATGAACTGGGACATTCTTTTGGAAAATTAGCCGATGAATATTGGTTCGCAGGTTCTGGTGAATCTCCTAATAAAACACAAAATTCCAATACTGCCACTGTAAAGTGGAAAAACTGGGTAGGAGTAAATAGTGTAGGAGTTTACCCTTACACTGAGAGTCCAAGCTGGTTCAGACCCCATCAGAGCTGTGAGATGAGATATTTGAATCAACAGTTTTGTTCTGTATGTAAAGAAGCTATTATTGAAAAAATTCATTCATTAGTTTCCCCTGTAGATTCATATTCTCCCGCTAATACTGCGACTGTAAATGCCAATGCTAACGTAACCTTTACCGTGAATGAAGTTCTTCCCAATCCAAACACCTTGGTAAATTCCTGGAAACTTAACGGGACAACACTCAGTGGAACAGGTAATTCAATAACAATCACGCCTGCTCAACTTAACAGTGGAAATAATACGTTGCTTTTTTCGGTAACAGATAACAGTCCGATGCTTAAGGTAAATAATCACAGCACGGTTCATTTTACCAATGTCAGCTGGACACTTAATAAGTCAGCTGCTAAAGTTTCTAAAGTTTCTGCCAAAGAAAAAGGGTTTAGCATTTACCCGAATCCTACTGATGGAGTATTTTACATCAGAGGAAAACAGGATTTTTCGAAAAATACCAGAGTGGAAGTATATGATGGGTCAGGAAAATTAATTTCTGCAAAGTCTGAGTTGAAAGATGCATCGACTTTGTGGGTGGATATCAGGAATGTTCCGGCCGGATCTTATTTGTTAAATATAACGGAAGATGATCAACCGATAATTTCTCAAAAAATAATCAAAGAATAA
- a CDS encoding serine hydrolase domain-containing protein: protein MIKNLTFLLLFCFLFSCKTETPQVPVDKKAIIDSTITAFQKTLLEQQIDSVFKKYHFNGSIAVFKDSLQLYRKESGYADFKRKTKIDSNTIFAIGSVSKQFTAALVLLQMEQGKLNVTDKASKYLKEFQNKEYENITIHQLLNHTSGLNLLGGKLMFKSGSDFFYSNDGFNALGKIVEKVSGESYDQNVEKLLKKAGMTSSSTGDIFKGNNFASAYLGNGTKAEEVPNMPKRLGGKEIGTPAGGILSTIRDLHTWNNALYGGKILKPETLKMFMAKSAERRHAIFGKMGYAYGIMLNIGKPNSYFHSGYIKGSPSLNIYYPDTKTSVIILSNIADEEKGKGFTFRPHIEVKKITDNLENTLSQLKQKN, encoded by the coding sequence GTGATTAAAAATTTAACGTTCCTTCTGCTTTTTTGTTTTTTATTTTCATGTAAAACGGAAACCCCTCAAGTTCCGGTCGACAAAAAGGCCATCATTGATTCTACGATTACTGCATTTCAAAAGACGCTTTTAGAACAGCAAATTGATTCTGTTTTTAAAAAGTATCATTTCAATGGAAGTATTGCCGTCTTTAAAGATTCATTACAACTTTATCGAAAAGAAAGCGGCTATGCGGATTTTAAGCGAAAAACTAAAATTGACAGCAATACCATTTTTGCCATTGGATCTGTCAGTAAACAATTTACAGCAGCTCTTGTTCTTCTTCAGATGGAGCAGGGAAAACTGAATGTTACAGACAAAGCGTCCAAATACCTTAAAGAATTCCAGAATAAAGAGTACGAAAATATAACCATTCATCAGCTTCTGAATCATACTTCGGGATTAAATCTTTTAGGAGGAAAACTCATGTTTAAAAGCGGTTCTGACTTTTTCTATTCTAATGACGGATTTAATGCATTGGGAAAAATTGTTGAAAAAGTGTCCGGAGAATCTTATGACCAGAATGTTGAAAAACTCTTAAAAAAAGCAGGCATGACCAGCTCTTCCACAGGAGATATTTTCAAAGGAAATAATTTTGCCAGTGCTTACCTGGGAAATGGAACCAAAGCAGAAGAAGTTCCAAACATGCCAAAACGACTGGGCGGAAAGGAAATCGGAACTCCTGCAGGAGGTATCCTTTCTACCATTCGGGATCTTCATACCTGGAATAATGCTCTTTATGGAGGAAAAATTCTCAAACCGGAAACCCTAAAAATGTTCATGGCTAAAAGTGCCGAAAGACGTCATGCTATTTTTGGTAAAATGGGCTATGCCTACGGAATCATGCTGAACATCGGAAAACCAAATTCTTACTTTCATAGCGGCTATATAAAAGGATCTCCTTCGTTAAATATTTATTATCCGGACACCAAAACGTCAGTCATTATCCTTTCTAATATTGCAGATGAAGAGAAAGGGAAAGGCTTTACTTTTAGGCCACATATAGAGGTGAAAAAGATTACAGACAATCTTGAAAATACACTTTCACAGCTCAAACAAAAAAATTAA
- a CDS encoding pyridoxal phosphate-dependent decarboxylase family protein has translation MKEHLKNDLENINHLLDITKKQGVEYLDFITNRPTSVHHIPVWEQQGLPESGYGTEEALQIFNKRFEPVMVGSSGPRYLGFVTGGTTPASIVGDWLTTIYDQNTQSTKGQGDISANIELETIQLILKLLGLPDSFLGGFVTGATMSNFTCLAVARQWQGKEQGRDVAKEGVSGPVKILTATPHSSSIKSLSLLGLGSSNIIKVKTAGDDREAICIQDLEDQIVKLNGDPFILISSGGTVNTVDFDDFSEIKKLKDKYRFWWHIDAAFGGFAACSTTHSHLVEGWEYADSITVDCHKWLNVPYESAVFLIKEQYKVLQVETFQNSNAPYLGDPLENFGYLNFLPENSRRLKALPAWFSLMAYGKKGYQYIIDNNISLANQFGQMLDGSQDFKLLAPVRLNTVCFTLRDDEKQDEVGRFLEVLNNTGKVFMTPTFYNGHKGIRAAFVNWMTNENDIQLIFKTMNDVIAELK, from the coding sequence ATGAAAGAACATTTGAAGAACGACCTGGAAAATATTAATCACCTTTTAGATATTACGAAAAAGCAAGGTGTTGAGTATCTGGATTTTATTACAAACAGACCAACATCAGTACATCATATTCCTGTATGGGAACAGCAGGGTCTTCCGGAGTCCGGTTATGGTACAGAAGAAGCCTTGCAAATATTTAATAAAAGATTTGAGCCTGTTATGGTAGGTTCATCCGGGCCAAGATACCTTGGGTTTGTAACGGGAGGTACTACACCTGCTTCCATTGTAGGGGATTGGCTGACTACCATTTATGATCAGAATACACAATCTACAAAAGGGCAGGGAGATATTTCTGCCAATATAGAGCTGGAAACCATACAATTGATATTAAAACTTCTAGGCCTTCCGGATAGCTTTCTTGGAGGTTTTGTGACTGGGGCGACGATGTCTAATTTTACCTGTCTGGCGGTTGCACGTCAGTGGCAGGGGAAAGAGCAGGGCAGAGATGTGGCTAAAGAAGGAGTTTCCGGCCCGGTTAAAATCCTAACAGCTACACCACATTCTTCTTCGATAAAATCTTTGTCACTTTTAGGATTGGGAAGCAGCAATATTATTAAGGTTAAAACTGCCGGAGATGATAGGGAAGCTATTTGTATACAGGATTTAGAAGATCAGATTGTAAAGCTTAACGGGGATCCGTTTATTTTAATTTCAAGTGGAGGAACGGTAAATACGGTTGATTTTGATGATTTTTCAGAAATTAAAAAGCTAAAGGATAAATATCGTTTTTGGTGGCATATTGATGCGGCTTTCGGAGGTTTTGCGGCCTGCTCTACTACTCATAGCCATTTGGTAGAAGGCTGGGAGTATGCAGACAGTATTACGGTAGATTGTCATAAATGGCTGAATGTTCCTTATGAAAGTGCTGTATTTTTAATCAAAGAACAATACAAAGTCTTACAGGTGGAGACTTTCCAAAACTCCAATGCTCCTTATCTGGGAGATCCTTTGGAGAATTTTGGCTACCTGAATTTTCTGCCTGAAAACTCCAGAAGATTAAAAGCTCTACCTGCATGGTTTTCGCTTATGGCATATGGTAAAAAAGGATATCAATATATCATCGATAATAATATATCATTAGCCAACCAATTCGGACAAATGCTTGATGGTAGTCAGGATTTTAAATTACTGGCTCCCGTACGTCTGAATACAGTTTGCTTTACCCTGAGAGATGATGAAAAGCAGGATGAGGTGGGACGATTTCTTGAGGTGCTTAATAACACAGGTAAAGTTTTCATGACCCCCACTTTTTATAATGGGCATAAAGGTATCCGGGCGGCATTTGTTAATTGGATGACCAATGAAAATGATATTCAATTGATTTTTAAAACCATGAATGATGTCATTGCAGAATTAAAATAA
- a CDS encoding M43 family zinc metalloprotease: MKRINIILIILLSINVFSQNRENFCGFDESMRKLDIKYPGLKERREIVEEQLRNMDKQSFLKKNGGTTSWNGLYNGQIFEIPVVVHVIESSAATNANLKVTDQEIINWLDRANKMYATTYGNGFYPEGAGPDGGNVIPFKLVLAKRSPQCTSTTGIVRYNGSSVPLYDASGVKFRLSATNLGTGASDDAIKALAPHWPETSYFNIYVIIGFNGQQQNGGGIMGYARTPDAYDYGYESFMKVATIKRAHNTTLTHELGHAFGLYHTFDGGDFLAPSGSPGYCPPTETDCMVDNDKVCDTEVSGAAYYQDPAPSNSEINPCTGKNYQGVQYNIMNYSNTNRKFTAGQRERAIMLMMEYRKNLINSTAGQDPSVVVPSPVTIVAAQCNPSGIAHPTNNNFAIGPYRVQMGTISSMTNGYDSDESAPIFYADYSTATCIRPAFYTDISAESGTELKVSYLNGFGQADKFKTKVWIDYNNNGSFEDSELVVDNTSANPVARGATVVLANTITPPQSAVKNTYLRMRVAVDAATFNSVAVPDMATACSQLQYGQMEDYAVRITGTLGTSETKLNSDSKLLYVKAENKLRLVGNKNDVFGDYQIYDLSGKLIQKGATKTNEIRIERELPKGAFIINYSDKSKKESKKFLNN, translated from the coding sequence ATGAAAAGAATTAATATTATTTTGATAATTTTATTATCTATTAATGTGTTTTCTCAAAATCGTGAAAATTTTTGCGGTTTTGATGAAAGTATGCGAAAATTAGACATTAAATATCCTGGGTTAAAGGAAAGACGTGAAATTGTAGAGGAACAATTAAGAAATATGGACAAACAGTCTTTTCTTAAAAAAAATGGGGGAACGACCTCCTGGAATGGACTTTATAACGGTCAGATATTTGAAATTCCGGTTGTTGTTCATGTCATTGAATCCAGTGCGGCGACTAATGCTAATCTAAAAGTAACTGATCAGGAGATTATTAATTGGCTAGACAGGGCCAATAAGATGTATGCCACTACTTACGGTAATGGATTCTATCCTGAAGGGGCAGGTCCTGACGGCGGAAATGTGATTCCCTTTAAACTGGTATTGGCAAAAAGAAGCCCACAGTGTACATCTACTACAGGAATTGTAAGATATAACGGAAGCTCAGTTCCTTTATATGACGCAAGTGGGGTAAAGTTCCGTTTATCAGCAACAAATCTCGGAACTGGGGCAAGTGACGATGCGATTAAAGCACTGGCTCCACATTGGCCTGAAACTTCCTATTTTAATATCTATGTCATCATTGGCTTTAACGGGCAACAACAAAACGGAGGTGGAATAATGGGGTATGCTAGAACTCCTGATGCTTATGATTATGGATATGAAAGCTTTATGAAGGTTGCTACAATTAAAAGAGCACATAATACAACATTAACCCACGAATTAGGACATGCTTTTGGATTATACCATACTTTTGACGGAGGAGATTTTTTAGCTCCTAGTGGAAGTCCGGGATATTGTCCTCCTACAGAAACCGATTGTATGGTAGATAATGATAAAGTTTGCGATACAGAAGTATCTGGTGCTGCCTATTACCAGGATCCGGCTCCTTCAAACTCGGAGATTAATCCATGTACTGGTAAAAATTATCAAGGTGTTCAATACAATATAATGAATTACTCAAATACCAATAGGAAGTTTACAGCGGGGCAGAGAGAGCGAGCGATTATGTTGATGATGGAATACAGAAAAAATTTAATCAACTCAACGGCTGGCCAGGATCCCTCTGTCGTTGTTCCTTCACCGGTCACTATTGTAGCGGCACAATGTAATCCTTCAGGAATTGCACATCCTACCAATAATAATTTTGCTATAGGACCTTACAGAGTACAGATGGGTACTATAAGCAGCATGACTAACGGGTATGATTCAGATGAGTCTGCTCCCATTTTTTATGCGGACTATTCAACAGCAACATGTATAAGACCTGCTTTCTATACAGATATTTCGGCAGAATCAGGTACAGAATTGAAAGTAAGTTACCTGAATGGTTTTGGCCAGGCTGATAAATTTAAAACAAAAGTATGGATAGATTATAATAATAACGGTTCATTTGAAGATTCTGAACTGGTAGTTGATAACACTTCAGCAAATCCTGTGGCTAGAGGAGCAACAGTTGTATTAGCTAATACTATTACTCCGCCACAAAGTGCGGTAAAGAATACTTACCTGAGAATGAGAGTTGCTGTAGATGCGGCAACTTTTAATAGTGTTGCGGTTCCGGATATGGCAACGGCATGTTCTCAGTTGCAATATGGACAAATGGAAGATTATGCTGTAAGAATAACAGGAACTTTGGGAACTTCTGAAACTAAACTTAATTCAGATTCAAAATTACTATATGTTAAAGCTGAAAATAAACTCAGACTTGTAGGAAATAAGAATGATGTATTTGGAGATTATCAGATTTATGATCTGAGTGGCAAACTTATTCAAAAAGGAGCTACTAAGACAAATGAGATCCGAATTGAGAGAGAACTTCCAAAAGGAGCATTTATTATCAATTATTCTGATAAAAGTAAAAAAGAATCTAAAAAGTTCTTAAATAACTAA
- a CDS encoding 2'-5' RNA ligase family protein — protein MKKLYFIAVYPPENIMEEVKVFKKDLADSYGNSKALKNDAHITLFPPFSREIDWEEDIFTAFQKIDTGLDPFEIELNGFGSFAQPKNPVIFIQPEANPNLTDLYQRVKQQFNFISYSFTPHMTVGYRDLTWENFLKAWDKYQNIQYKTKFLVDKILLLRHDGKWVPIAEKKLTNTSK, from the coding sequence ATGAAAAAATTGTACTTCATTGCAGTCTATCCACCTGAAAATATCATGGAAGAAGTAAAAGTCTTTAAAAAAGATCTCGCCGATTCTTATGGTAATTCTAAAGCATTAAAAAATGACGCCCATATTACTCTTTTTCCTCCTTTTTCGAGAGAAATTGATTGGGAGGAAGATATCTTCACGGCATTTCAGAAAATAGATACCGGACTGGATCCTTTTGAAATTGAACTCAATGGATTCGGAAGCTTTGCGCAGCCCAAAAACCCGGTCATATTTATTCAGCCTGAAGCTAATCCCAATCTGACAGATCTTTACCAAAGAGTAAAACAACAATTTAATTTTATCAGTTACTCTTTTACGCCTCATATGACGGTAGGATATCGGGATCTTACCTGGGAGAATTTTCTAAAAGCATGGGATAAATATCAGAATATTCAATATAAAACTAAATTCTTAGTCGATAAGATTTTACTTTTGCGTCATGATGGAAAATGGGTTCCTATAGCTGAAAAAAAGCTTACAAATACTTCAAAATAA